Genomic window (Chryseobacterium bernardetii):
ACCTTTACTTCAGTTTCAAGGTCAGCACCTGCATGCTTAAATGCTTCAGCAATGGAAATGTAAGAATCCTGAAGGGACACATATTTCCCAACTAATGCAATTTCAACTGTTTTCTTAGGATTTTGGAATTTTTTAAGGAAACTCTTCCAGTCTTTCAGATCAGCATCTTTTTCACTTTTCAGATCCAGTTCTTTCAGCACTACATCATCAAAGTTTTGCTTCTGAAGATACATTGGAACTTCATAAATTGTTTCCATATCCTTACATTCGATAACGTTTTCCAGCGGAACGTTACAGAACTGAGCCAGTTTTGCTCTCTGATCTTTTGGAATTTTATGTTCTGTTCTGCAAACCAATACATCAGCCATAATTCCGCTTTCCATCAACTGGCGAACGGAGTGTTGGGATGGTTTCGTCTTCAATTCTCCGCTTGAAGCTAGATAAGGCAGTAAGGTAAGGTGGATCACCATAGAATTTTTCTCTCCTAATTCCCATTTTAACTGGCGAACAGTTTCAATGTATGGCAAAGATTCAATATCTCCAACAGTTCCCCCGATTTCCGTAATAATGATATCGTAATTCTGTTTGGAAAGGATTTTAATTCTACGTTTAATTTCGTTAGTAATATGAGGAATTACCTGTACTGTTTTTCCAAGGAAATCTCCTTTTCTTTCTTTTTCAATTACAGTTTGGTAGATTTTTCCTGTAGTAACGTTGTTGTTTTGGGATGTAGGAGCATCAAGGTAACGCTCGTAGTGACCTAAATCCAGATCCGTCTCCGCACCATCTTCAGTCACATAACACTCTCCGTGTTCATAAGGATTCAAAGTTCCCGGGTCGATATTGATATAAGGATCTAGTTTTTGGATCGTTACGTTAAAACCACGTGATTTTAGCAATAGTCCCAGAGAAGCAGACACGATTCCTTTTCCCAAAGATGAAGTTACACCTCCTGTCACAAAGATGTATTTTGTATTCTTTTTACTCATTAGATTAGGTTTGTGCAAAGTTATGGGAAAAAGAGATACAAAGCAATTTTTTAAATTTTGAAAATGCTAAAACATGCCTCAAACAGCCATAAAACCTGATTATTTTTTTATTTATATTTTGGAATAAACAAAAAAAAGCCCAACACATAAACATATTATTCCTGAGCTATGAATAAACATAACAAAAAGGAAGTCTTTAAATATAAAAAGGTGGCTCTGAAATTATCCAAAGCCACTTTTTTAATTTAATTTATACTGAATTATTTTTTAACCAGTTCAAAATAAGTATTAATCTCAACCCATTTAGCAATACCTGCCGCTGTTGGATCATAATTCAAATTATACTCAAAACGGTTGATCATGAATTTTGCCCTAAGCCCCATAACCTCTTTACCATCCTTATTTTTTGTAATTCCTCCTAATATTACAGGTATACTAACCTCTTTTGTAACATCTTTAATGGTAAGTTTCCCGTTGAATATATATGATCCGTCTTTTTCTTTTGAAGCAGAAGTCCCTGTAAATTTAATGCTTGGGTACTCATTTCCAGCAAAAAAATCCTTACTCTTAAGATGTTTATCTCTCATCTCAACGCCAGTATTAATACCATCAACATCAATATTTATATCAAATTTGGCATTATCAAGGCTGTTGCCTTTTGTGGTGAGATCTCCTCCGAATTTATCAAATCTTCCCTGAACGAAGCTGATCCCCATATGTTCAATAGTAAAATTTACTGAAGAATGCATTTGGTCTATATCCCAATTGTTCTGTGCAAAAGAAAAAATGCTTAAAAAAGCCAATACGAAGGATAAAAATAGTTTTTTCATTGTAATTATATTTTACATTAATATTTTATTTCAACAAAGCTAAGATATAAAGATATTTCTATGATTGATATATATTCCGTATTTGTTATTTAAATCCATTTAAGTCTCGGAAAAAAAATGCTTTTTTTATAACTTCGCAGTATGGCAAAACTGAAAACGGCATATTTCTGTCAAAACTGCGGAACCCAATACTCCCAATGGATGGGACAATGTAAAAACTGTGGGCAATGGAATACCCTGGTGGAAGAAGTGGTGGAAAAACCCAATAGTAAAGCGGTACCTTTCTCAAAAACCAAACAACATGTCATCAATATCATTGAGGTGGAGACGAGTGAAGAACCAAGGATAAAAACACCTTCTGAAGAGCTGAACCGTGTTCTTGGTGGTGGAATTGTTTTAGGTTCTGTTACCCTGATTGGTGGTGAGCCCGGAATAGGAAAATCTACCCTTCTGCTTCAGCTTGCCTTAAAAATGAAGAAAAAAATATTTTATGTTTCAGGGGAAGAAAGTGCTTCTCAGATCAAAATGAGGGCAGACAGATTAACGGATGTTCAAAATCCGAACTGTTTCCTCTTTACGGAAACTTCATTAGAAAAAATTCTTCACGAAGCCAAAAAACTGGAACCGGATTTCATGATTATCGATTCTATCCAGACCCTTCAATCCCAATTAATAGAAAGTTCTCCCGGAACTGTTTCGCAAATCAGGGAATGCTCCAACGAGATCATTAAATATGCCAAGGAAAACAGTATCCCTGTGTTTTTAGTAGGTCACATCACCAAAGACGGGCAGATTGCCGGCCCAAAAGTATTGGAACACATGGTAGATGTAGTTTTAAACTTTGACGGAGACAGAAACCACCTTTTCAGATTATTGAGAGCGAACAAAAACCGTTTTGGATCTACTTCAGAAATTGGAATTTATGAAATGATTTCACAAGGATTAAAGGAGATCAAAAATCCTTCAGAAATTCTTATCACTAAAAAATTTGAAGAACTTTCCGGAAATTCTGTAGCGGTAACACTGGAGGGAAACAGACCAATGCTTCTGGAAATCCAGGCATTGGTAAGCACAGCCGTTTATGGTACTCCACAAAGAAGCTCTACCGGTTTTGATTCCAAAAGACTGAATATGCTTCTTGCTGTTCTTGAAAAAAGAGCAGGTTTCCAGTTAGGAGCTAAAGACGTTTTCCTTAATATTACAGGAGGCATAAAAACAGACGACCCGGCTTTGGATTTAGCCGTGATTGCCTCTGTTCTGTCTTCTAATGAGGATATAGCCATTTCTGAACATTACTGTTTTGCAGGAGAGATTGGTTTAAGTGGAGAAATTCGTCCGGTTGCCCAAATTGAACAGAGAATCACTGAAGCTGAAAAGCTGGGTTATGAAAAGATATTTGTTTCCAACCTCAATAAAATTCCGAAAAGAAAGTTCGGAATCAAGATTGAAGAAGTTAGTAAAATTGAAGATTTCCACGAAAGACTTTTTTAAAGTAAAAAATGAAAAGCCGAAATAAAAATTATAAAAGTTAATAAAATTCAAGATCTTCACAGAGATTTTTCAAATGATGAAAACAAGTATTCTGGAATATTACAGCAGCCTTGCTGAATCTTACGATGAGAACCGTTTCGGAAATTCTTACGGGAAATATGTTGACCAGCAGGAAAGGGCTTTTTTATCTTCTTTTTTCCAAAATAAAAAGTATAAAAAAGTAATGGATCTGGGTTGCGGAACGGGCCGGCTACTGGATTTTGCGACTCATGGAACAGATTTCAGTGAAAATATGCTGAATGTGGCCCGCCAAAAACATCCTGAAAAAATCCTGACTGTAGGTGAGATTTCCGGAATACCTTTTCATGAAGAATTTGATTGTATTTTCTGTTTCCACGTTATCATGCATCAGAACCATTTGGAAACAAAAGCATTTTTAAATGAATGCTACCGGAAATTAGGCAAAAATGGAATTCTGATCTTCGATTATCCTGTTAAAAGCAGAAAAAGATCGGTTTCTCCACAGGAAGACTGGCATGCAGGCAACAGCTTTTCAGCATCTGATATCGCAGCGCTTTCGAAGGAACAGTGGAAAGTTAAAAATACAACCGGAGTACTCTTTTTTCCAATTCACAGGTTAACGAAGGCCATAAGAAGATTCTTTCTTCCTTTAGATATTTTTCTTTGTCGCACCTTTTTAAAGAATTGGGCTTCCTATCATATTACTGTTTTAGAAAAGATATGAAACAGCAATTAAAAAAATGGATTCCTTATTCATGGAAACTGCAGATAAAACTTGTGCAGCAGTATTTCAATGAACAAAGAAGCAATTATGCTTATCCCAGGGAATATCGTTCAGAAAATGTTGGAAAATATTCTATTAAACTCCGGCAGACTATTAAAAACGGAAGTTTTCATCATAATAAAATTCACAATTTAAAAGTTGTAGGCAGTAAGATCAATCATCTGGTCATTCATTCCGGTGAAGTATTCTCATTCTGGAAAATGATTGGGAGGCCGAGTGCAAAGAATAATTTCAAGGAAGGGCGGAACCTCATCAATAACACAATTTCAAGTGATTTTGGCGGCGGAATCTGCCAGTTCTCTTCTATCTTATATCATCTGGCCCTTCAATCCGGACTGAAAATCCTGGAAAGGTATCCGCATTCTATGGATATTTACAAGGAAGAGGAACGTTTTACTCCTTTGGGTGCAGACTGTACTGTTGTTTATGGCTACAAAGATCTTAAGATTCAGAATTTATTTCCGTTTCCTGTTCAGTTTAAATGCGAGGTAGATGATAATGAAGTTCATATGAGCCTGATCTCTCCCGAAGAAATCGTTTTAAACGAAATTGAGTTTAAATACCAGGAAATTGAAAAAGGAGTCTGGGTAGAAACAGTTAGCAATAGCCAAACTTTGTTTAAAAATTTTTATATTCGTTTATGAATTATCTGGCTCATTCCTTTCTCACGTTCACTGACGGGCAAATTGTTGGCCAATTTTTGGAAGATTTTATCCGAAACAGGGACCGTTTTTCTTTCCCTAAGGATATTAAGGATGGTATTACATTACACAGAGCTATTGATACTTTCACAGACTCCCACCCTGCCATTCATGAAGCTAAAAAAGTTTTCGCTCCTTTGGTAAGACTTTATGCCGGAGCATTTGTGGATGTCTCTATGGATTATTTTGTAGCTAATGATCTTTCTCTAAATTCTCTTGCGGAATGGAAAGCTCATTCTTTACGGGTTTACAGAATTTTAAATGAAAATAACGAATGGCTCCCTGAAAATTTCAAAAGTATGCTGGTTAAAATGGAACAGGATGACTGGCTTTATAATTACCGCGAAAACTGGGGAATTAAATTCAGCATTCAAAATGTATTAAACAAAGCGAAGTACCTGGATAAAGACATTCCTGTTTTTGAAGCTTTTTTAAACAATAAAGCATTCCTGCAGGAATGCTATAATGATTTTTTTCCGGATCTACTGGCTCATGCAAAAGGGATTAATACCCTTCTTCAGCTTGAAAATTAAAACTGTTTATAAAGGTAACGGTTCGGATAGATTAATTTTTCACTCTTCCTGTCTCCGTTTACAATGATGTGAACTATATTGATCTGGTCATCAAAAAGATTGTACAGGAAACTCACCGCTGCTTCTACTTTTTTAGGATTGGAAACAGGTTCTGATTCGAGATAGACATTTACAGATTCATGATCTTCCTCGTAACCTATATAGTTTACTTTAAGAAATTTGTTATCTGTCTTTAATTTAAAATATTCCTGGCTATATTTAGAAAGCGCTTCATTCAATTTTGCCTTGTACTTCTCATCATTAAAATGAAAAGTTCCGCCATACTTCTTCCCAAGCCCATTTTCAAGGTCATCCAGAAAAAACCGGCCTGTTACTTCAAAGGTTTTGGACTTAGAGCTATAGCTGATCTCTACAGATCCTACATGATAGGGATGCAAGTTCTCCTTATTTACTTTTATAAAGCTTTGAAAAATAACCGTTAATGGGAGAAGTAATATTAAAAAAAATTTACGTGACATGATTTCTTTTCTAGTGACAAATATAAAAAAAGCAACAGTTATAAAACTGCTGCTTTTTAATGTATATTTTAAGCGATTATAATTATTCTTTAACTACTTTTTTAGTAATTGTAGTATCATTTAGTTTAATATTAAACATGTATACTCCTTTTACCAATGATGAAACATCCATTCTATTTGAGCTGGAGTTCATTGTTTCTGTTTTAATCAGTTTTCCTGAAGCATCGTAAATAGTTACTGTACCTTTAGAATATCCTCCTAATGAAATATTTACTATATCTTTAGCCGGGTTTGGTGTAATGCTTACTCCAGCATTCAGTTTTGTTACCTCACCTGTACCTAAAGTTGCATTTGTTTTAACAAAATATCCCCCGAAACCATTAGTCTGGAAACTTACTTCCCAATATTGATAGGTATTGTTCCAAACAATATCTGCGACATTAGGAGTAATAACAGTTGGTGTACCTCCATAAGAAGCTACGGTTCCTACATTTCCAGCACTTGTTCCTGCATATTTCTCAATAACCAGATTAGATTTATTGGCATCATCAGTAGGTGAAGTGGGAAGCTTAATACCACTTGTTGCATTATAAGCATCAAAATCTGCCTGTTTAAAATATAATGTTACTTTTCCTGTGGCAGTAGCAGCGTCAGCAGCAGGATTAATCTCATATCTTCTTGCAACATAATTAGGCTGAACATTATCAACCCATACTTTTGAAGTAATATTTCCTGTTACAGTACTTGCGGCTTCTTTTTCCACTCTTGAAATTAATTGGCAAGCATTGGTAAAATAATTATAACCTGCAGCAATGTCACCTGCTTTTGTCTGATTAGAAGTTGCCAGGTTTTTCACCTCAGCTATATTTTCATAAACAAGAGCTCTCATCTTAAGATCAAAAGTTCTTGCAGTCCAGTTTGTACCATCCGTTGATGTTTTACTGCGCCCGCTCAATGCAGTGGCCTCATTTTTCATCGCTACAGTTCCGCCTATACCGTTGACCACGATATAGAAATCTTTACCTGTCACCGCCTGAATATTTAAGCTGGATAAATCAACATAGTTCCAAGTAAATCTTTGTATATTGGTATCCCATGATGAAATCGTTTTTGTAGCAACAATATCTCCCGGGTCTCCATTGGCATTCACTTTTCTAACCTGAATATCTACAGCCTGATTGGCAGGAATTACCCCTGAACCTGTCGTAAATGACACTCCTCCCAATTTACCCGTTAATGTTGGTGTGTAACGGACTGCCAGCGCTGCATTACTGAAAGTAGTATTAGATTCTGCATTAATGGTGATATTAGGTTCATCATAAGTAACAGTCTCGAAATTAGATGCTACACACCCTACTTCAGCAGTAACAGCTTTATAAATATCTAACTTTCCATATCCCCATCTTACATTGGGAACATTTCCTGTTGCATCATCTTTTCTTGCATTAGAAGTAAGGCGAGATTTAACCTGTGCTGCCGTCAAGGTTGGATTCGCCTGAAGCAATAGCCCTACCGCTCCGGCAACTCCCGGAGAAGACATACTGGTCCCCTGGTTCATCACATAATAATTGGTGTTTTCAATAATATTTGTGGCTGCAGGTGCAGAATTACTGGATCTCGCAGAAATTACAGCCTGTCCTGAAGCTGTAATATCCGGTTTCTGGAAATTATCCACTCTAGGTCCCTGCGCACTAAACGGAGAGATCATTTCCTGTGGAGTATTAGGATACCCATACGCTCCTAATGCTGTCATCCAGCTGACTCTGCCCAAATAAGAAGCTACCGTAATGGCACTGGTTGCGTTCCCCGGAGATCCTACAATATATTCATTATCCCCATTTTGCAAAGTAGTTCCCAATCCTTGGTTATAAAGCCAACCATGTGTAGTAATAGGCTGTGTTCCGTTATTTGTAATTTCCAACGTATAATTTCCCTGACAGTTCGTTGTAGACCCCGGAACTCTGCTTACTACTAGCTGGACATAACGTTTGTTATTATCACTTCCCCAATAATTGTACATTGTTGCTGTTAGTCCACCGCCTAATATACTGTGAGTAGTATTGGTACTTATATTTTGTATATACTGCTGGCCATCCGGTGCAGTTAACTTTGCTGTAACCGGTGAGTTATCATTAGCATACATGATAAAACTAAATATCGATGCTGCTGAAGTGTCACTACCAACCGTAAAAGTATAAGACTGCGCTGCACCAGCGGCTATATCTACTTTCCTATGAAGCTTGATTCCATAATCATTACCGGCAGAAATAACAACAACTCTTCCGGGGGCTGATGAAGTGAAATTATCTACAGCTACCTCATGAGAAGACGTTCCATCGTGAGCGCTGTTCTGCCCGCCAATACTCATGTTAACAACAATTGGTTTATTCAATGCTGTTGCAACATTTTTAAAATACGTTAAGGCATTAATAGTATTGGTTGTAGGAAAAGATCCATTTCCTCCTTTTACAAAGACTATATCTGCTTCAGAGGAAAATCCTTTATGTCTTTTGTTAGCGAAACCTACTCCATTTCCGGCAACAGTTCCTGCCACATGGGTTCCATGTCCATTTGTATCTGTCTCGCGAACAAAATTGGTAGGAGTACCATCCAATTCATCTTCAATATGTGCTCTTGTATACTCTACACCCATTGTAAATCCTGCTGGTGAAGTCTCAGCACCTTGAGGGGTCAAAGTCTGGTCCCAAATTGAAACAATTCTACTTTTAGTCTGATCATTAACCTGTCTGAAATCCGGATGTTTCCAGTCTATTCCCGAATCAAAGATTCCTACAAGAACTCCTGTTCCGTTATAAGCTGTATTATTGAAAACCCCATCCTGTAAAAGGCTTGCTCCAGACTGGGCTCTGCTTACGTCATTATGAAGTTCATCAAATGTAGGCCCCATAACAGATGTTACATAAGGAAGTTCCATAAGCCTCTCAATATCTTCAAGGCTCACGAGTGCAGTTGAAAAAGTAGGCAACTGGCTCTGTACCAAAAATCCATCGGATTTAAGTTTTTCAGGATTTTTAGTATAAATAATGCAGGAATACATTGTTTGTGCTCCTTTAGAGGTAACCACCAAATGCTTATCTAATTTCATATCATCACGTTCCAAATCTTTTAAAACGTTTCCTCTATTCAGGCTCTCTTTATTTTTCAACAAATAATCGAAGCGTGAATCAAGTTTCTGCACCTGGCCATAAAAACCATAGGAATAAAGTCCTAAGAAAGCTGCCGCAGCATTCCTAAGAAGCTTCGCTCCTCCATACGAAATGCTTACTTTTGTAGAAAGTAGTTTTTTAAAATCCATTATCTTTTTTTTAATATTACAATTATACAATTTTTATTTAGAACAATAATAATCAAAAACATTAATAGTAAATACATGTAAAAATTAAAAATCCGGATAACAATTTACTTATTTTAACAATATATATAAAAACTCAATAATCTATTATCAAATGCAGGATTTTCTATTTTATTTAAACCTGGGATGGGAACATATTATTTCCCCTGATGCTTTGGATCATCAACTTTTTGTTCTGGCACTGATTGCCGTTTATTCTTATAGTGACTGGAAAAAGATTCTGATTCTTGTAACGGCATTCACTATTGGACATTCCATTACATTAGCTTTAAGTATCCTTGATGTTTTCAGGGTGCCATCAGATTGGGTTGAGTTTTTAATTCCTTTAACCATCGTTCTGACTTCTCTGGACAATATTATTATGAAAAACCAGAAACAGACATTAATGCGAGCCAATTATTATCTTGCCCTGATTTTTGGGCTGGTTCACGGGATGGGCTTTGCCAATACAGCGAGAGTAATGATTGCTAAGAGCCAGGGCATTACGGTCCCGTTATTAGGATTTAATATTGGATTGGAATTGGGGCAGATTGTTATTGTTGGGGCAATTTTAATATTACTGTTTATTTTACTTACTGTTTTTAAGGTCAACAAAAAAGACTGGATCCTTTTTGTCTCCTCAGGAGTCTTTGCACTATCCTTAAAAATGACTTTGGAAAGAATTCCTTTCTAAACGTGAAATATTTTTATTATTTCAACAGCTTATTATTATCTTTGGTAATTATTAAATCATTTCGGTTATGAAACTAAAAGTTGTTATACTTTCACTTTCTGTATGTGCATATACAGGTTTCACCGCACAAAATATTCAGAATAATCCGGGCAGCAATCATGGAAATAAGTTTGAACAGCTGGGAACTATTCTGCCAACACCCAATATTTACAGAACAGCTTCCGGAGCTCCAGGACACGCCTACTGGCAAAACAGGGCTGATTATAACATTACTGCCTACCTTGATGAGGATAAAAGAAATCTGAAAGGCTCAGAAACCGTTACCTATTACAATAATTCTCCTGATGAACTGGATTATATCTGGCTTCAATTAGATGAGAATGAGCATTCCAGTATAAAAAATGCAGGGTATCATAATTCTTCAGTACTTCGTCCGTCAACAACTGACCAGCAGCTTAAGCTTACGGAACTTCCTGTAAAAGATAATGGCTATGGAGTTACTCTTGAAAAAGTAACTGATGCTTCCGGAAGTCCTTTGAAATACACCGTCAATAAAACCATGATGCGTATTGACCTTCCAAAAGCTTTAAAAAAAGGGGAAAAGTTTATTTTCAAAGTAGACTGGAACTACAATATCGGAAACCGGATGACCATGGGTGGCCGTGGCGGATACGAAAACTTCCCGGAAGATGGTAATGATTTATACACAATGGCACAGTGGTATCCAAGAATGTGTGTGTACAGTGATTTCCAGGGCTGGCAGAACCATCAGTTTACCGGAAGAGGAGAATTTGCACTGGTTTTCGGAAACTATAAAGTTACTATGAATGTTCCTGCCGATCATATTGTAGGCGGAACAGGGGAATGTAAAAATTACGATCAGGTGTTAACTTCTGATCAACTTTCAAGATACAGAAAAGCTGAGAATGCTTCAGAACCTATTGAAATTGTAACTTTAGATGAGGCTAAAAAAGCTGAAAAAAATCATTCTAAACAAAGAAAAACATGGGTTTTTGAAGCGAATGATGTAAGGGATTTTGCATGGACTTCTTCCAGAAAATTTGTCTGGGATGGAATGCGTGTTACGATTCCTGAAAATAATAACAAAGTAATGGCCATGAGTTTTTACCCTAAGGAATCTTATGGACTCTACAGAAAGTTTTCGACAAAAGCAGTAGCTCATACCATCAAAACTTATTCGGAGTTTACAATTCCTTATCCATATCCGGTTGCCCAATCTGTAGAAGCTGCCAACGGAATGGAATATCCAATGATCTGTTTCAATTTCGGAAGAACGGAAAAAGACGGAACTTATTCTGAAGGAACCAAAAACGGAATGATCGGAGTAATTATCCATGAGGTGGGTCACAACTTCTTCCCAATGATCATTAACTCTGATGAAAGGCAGTGGGCATGGATGGATGAAGGATTAAATACCTTTACAGAATATCTTACAGAAGAAAAATGGGATAATAAATTTCCTTCTAAAAGAGGCCCGGCATGGACAATTGTGGATTATATGAAGCTCCCGAAAGATCAACTGGAACCTATTATGAGCAATTCCGAAAATATTGTTCAGTATGGTCCGAATGCCTACTCAAAACCTGCTACAGGATTGAATATTCTTCGCGAAACCATCATGGGAAGAGAACTTTTTGATAAAGCATTCAAAACTTACGCAAAAAGATGGGCTTTTAAACATCCTGAACCTGCAGATCTTTTCCGTACTATGGAAGATGCCAGTGGTGAAGACCTTGACTGGTTCTGGAGAGGATGGTTCTACGGAACAGATCCGGTAGATATTGCCATTGATAAAGTAACCGTTGCAACGCCTGATCTGGAAACGAATCCAAAAGTAGCCGAAGAAATAAAATATCAGGTTGATAAGCCTTTAGTAAACAGCTTTGAAGACCTTTCAAAAATCAGAAACAGAGAAGACAAGAATATTACTTTCTATGTTGACAAGGATAAGGAAGTTCAGGACTTCTACTACCAATATGACAGAGGCCAGGAAAAGGTAAGCACTAAAGAATACACTACCAAACTGGATGCTACACTGCCTTTGGATGCTAAGGATAAAGAAAAATTCAAGAATATCACCGCATATCAGATCGACTTTTTAAACAAAGGAGGACTGGTAATGCCAATTATCCTTGAATTTACTTTTGAAGATGGCTCAAAATTATATGACAAATCTCCTGCGCAGATCTGGAGACTGAATGAACAAAAAGTTTCCAAAACATATTACTTTGATAAGAAACTTAAGTCTATTCAGTTGGATCCAATGAGAGAAACTGCAGATATTGATACAACCAATAATGTCTGGACCAGCAACGGCTCCGGTGGTGAGACTTCCAAATTCCAGCTCTTTAAACAGAAACAGGAAGGTGCACCTGTAAGAGGAAGCTCAAACGGGAAAGTAAATCCGATGCAGGCCGCAGGAAAAATATAACTCTAAAAAAGACAGCTTTAAAAGCTGTCTTTTTTCATTTATCCAAATATTCTTTCAGGTGTTGTTTATATGTCCTTCCCAATGGAAGCTGTTCTCCGCTTTTTAAATAGATTGTATGGGAATCATAGGAGCTTATATGGGAAGACAGTACAATATATGATTTGTGAATTCTGATAAATCCTAAATTCTGATAATTTCCTTCAAAATTGGACATTCGCTCCAGAATCATATATTTTTTCAGATGGGTCATCAGTATTATATATTCGCCAAAGCCCTGAACCCATTTTATATCTTTAAGAAGTACTTTATTCATTATATAATTAGATTTAAACATAATGAAATCTTCCTGTTTCTTTTCTATTGCAGATTGCTTAAACTGTAAGAAATCTTTTGCTTTGTAAACTGCTCTTTTAAATGTTTCAAAATCTACCGGCTTCACAAGATAATGCACAACATCCAGCTCAAATGCCCTTACCGCGTATTGTGTTTCCAGAGTAAGAAATATGCACAAAGGATGGTAAGGCAGTTGCAGCAAAAGATCTATTCCATTGATATAAGGCATATTGATATCCAAAATAACAAGGTCTACTCTATTCTTTTGTAAGTATTGAAGGGCCTCTTCAGGGTTCTGAAAGGTTTCCAGCAGTTCA
Coding sequences:
- a CDS encoding S8/S53 family peptidase; its protein translation is MDFKKLLSTKVSISYGGAKLLRNAAAAFLGLYSYGFYGQVQKLDSRFDYLLKNKESLNRGNVLKDLERDDMKLDKHLVVTSKGAQTMYSCIIYTKNPEKLKSDGFLVQSQLPTFSTALVSLEDIERLMELPYVTSVMGPTFDELHNDVSRAQSGASLLQDGVFNNTAYNGTGVLVGIFDSGIDWKHPDFRQVNDQTKSRIVSIWDQTLTPQGAETSPAGFTMGVEYTRAHIEDELDGTPTNFVRETDTNGHGTHVAGTVAGNGVGFANKRHKGFSSEADIVFVKGGNGSFPTTNTINALTYFKNVATALNKPIVVNMSIGGQNSAHDGTSSHEVAVDNFTSSAPGRVVVISAGNDYGIKLHRKVDIAAGAAQSYTFTVGSDTSAASIFSFIMYANDNSPVTAKLTAPDGQQYIQNISTNTTHSILGGGLTATMYNYWGSDNNKRYVQLVVSRVPGSTTNCQGNYTLEITNNGTQPITTHGWLYNQGLGTTLQNGDNEYIVGSPGNATSAITVASYLGRVSWMTALGAYGYPNTPQEMISPFSAQGPRVDNFQKPDITASGQAVISARSSNSAPAATNIIENTNYYVMNQGTSMSSPGVAGAVGLLLQANPTLTAAQVKSRLTSNARKDDATGNVPNVRWGYGKLDIYKAVTAEVGCVASNFETVTYDEPNITINAESNTTFSNAALAVRYTPTLTGKLGGVSFTTGSGVIPANQAVDIQVRKVNANGDPGDIVATKTISSWDTNIQRFTWNYVDLSSLNIQAVTGKDFYIVVNGIGGTVAMKNEATALSGRSKTSTDGTNWTARTFDLKMRALVYENIAEVKNLATSNQTKAGDIAAGYNYFTNACQLISRVEKEAASTVTGNITSKVWVDNVQPNYVARRYEINPAADAATATGKVTLYFKQADFDAYNATSGIKLPTSPTDDANKSNLVIEKYAGTSAGNVGTVASYGGTPTVITPNVADIVWNNTYQYWEVSFQTNGFGGYFVKTNATLGTGEVTKLNAGVSITPNPAKDIVNISLGGYSKGTVTIYDASGKLIKTETMNSSSNRMDVSSLVKGVYMFNIKLNDTTITKKVVKE
- a CDS encoding HupE/UreJ family protein, encoding MQDFLFYLNLGWEHIISPDALDHQLFVLALIAVYSYSDWKKILILVTAFTIGHSITLALSILDVFRVPSDWVEFLIPLTIVLTSLDNIIMKNQKQTLMRANYYLALIFGLVHGMGFANTARVMIAKSQGITVPLLGFNIGLELGQIVIVGAILILLFILLTVFKVNKKDWILFVSSGVFALSLKMTLERIPF
- a CDS encoding LytR/AlgR family response regulator transcription factor, translated to MANLTIVGVDDEYPALELIRHYCEKIEAVELLETFQNPEEALQYLQKNRVDLVILDINMPYINGIDLLLQLPYHPLCIFLTLETQYAVRAFELDVVHYLVKPVDFETFKRAVYKAKDFLQFKQSAIEKKQEDFIMFKSNYIMNKVLLKDIKWVQGFGEYIILMTHLKKYMILERMSNFEGNYQNLGFIRIHKSYIVLSSHISSYDSHTIYLKSGEQLPLGRTYKQHLKEYLDK